The following are from one region of the Arachis duranensis cultivar V14167 chromosome 10, aradu.V14167.gnm2.J7QH, whole genome shotgun sequence genome:
- the LOC107468624 gene encoding serine decarboxylase 1, which translates to MVGSGHLGANGTVEPLPEDFDASAVIKEPVPPTVAESENVKRAIVLGKNVHTLCLEVTEPDADDEITGERDAYMASVLSKYKKSLTERTKHHLGYPYNLDFDYGALSQLQHFSINNLGDPFIESNYGVHSRQFEVGVLDWFARLWEIEKDEYWGYMTNCGTEGNLHGILVGREVLPDGILYASQESHYSVFKAARMYRMDCVKIATLHTGEIDCNDFKAKLLLHKDKPAIVNVNIGTTVKGAVDDLDLVIKTLEDTGFSRDKFYIHCDGALFGLMMPFVKLAPKVSFKKPIGSVSVSGHKFVGCPMPCGVQITRLEHINVLSNNVEYLASRDATIMGSRNGHAPIFLWYTLNRKGYRGFQKEVQKCLRNAHYFKDRLREAGVGAMLNELSSTVVFERPHDEEFVRKWQLACQGNIAHVVVMPNVTKGKLDDFLNELVEKRAQWFKDDKFQQYCIASEVGETCCLCPLHKGK; encoded by the exons ATGGTTGGAAGTGGCCATTTGGGCGCCAATGGAACAGTTGAACCATTGCCCGAGGATTTTGATGCGTCAGCTGTGATCAAAGAACCTGTGCCACCCACAGTTGCAGAAAGTGAGAACGTGAAAAGAGCTATAGTACTGGGAAAAAATGTTCACACACTGTGTCTAGAAGTTACAGAACCTGATGCAGATGATGAGATTACTGGGGAAAGGGATGCTTACATGGCAAGTGTATTGTCCAAATACAAAAAATCATTGACTGAAAGGACAAAACATCATTTAG GTTACCCCTATAATTTGGATTTCGACTACGGTGCACTCTCTCAACTTCAGCACTTCTCCATAAACAACCTGGGAGATCCATTCATTGAAAGCAATTATGGAGTCCACTCCCGGCAGTTTGAAGTTGGTGTTTTGGACTGGTTTGCCCGGTTATGGGAAATAGAGAAAGATGAGTACTGGGGCTATATGACAAACTGTGGTACTGAGGGCAATCTCCATGGCATCCTAGTTGG GAGAGAGGTCCTTCCGGATGGGATTTTGTACGCCTCACAAGAATCACATTATTCTGTATTTAAAGCTGCACGTATGTACAGAATGGATTGTGTGAAGATTGCAACTCTTCATACCGGAGAGATTGATTGTAATGATTTCAAGGCCAAGCTGCTTCTTCACAAAGATAAGCCAGCTATTGTAAATGTGAACATAG GTACAACTGTCAAAGGAGCAGTGGATGATCTTGATCTGGTGATAAAGACACTTGAAGATACTGGATTTTCACGTGACAAATTCTACATCCATTGTGATGGGGCCTTGTTTGGTCTCATGATGCCTTTTGTGAAACTT GCACCAAAAGTTTCTTTTAAGAAGCCTATTGGTAGTGTTAGTGTTTCTGGCCACAAATTTGTGGGGTGCCCAATGCCTTGTGGTGTTCAGATAACAAGATTGGAGCATATCAATGTTCTTTCCAATAATGTAGAATACCTTGCTTCTAGGGATGCCACAATCATGGGTAGCCGGAATGGCCATGCTCCCATATTCCTTTGGTATACCCTTAACCGGAAAGGATACAGAGGTTTCCAGAAAGAAGTGCAGAAATGCCTGAGGAATGCACACTACTTCAAGGACCGCCTTAGGGAGGCTGGAGTTGGTGCAATGCTTAATGAGCTGAGCAGCACAGTTGTGTTTGAGAGGCCACATGATGAGGAGTTTGTACGGAAGTGGCAGTTGGCATGCCAGGGAAACATAGCACATGTGGTGGTGATGCCAAATGTCACTAAGGGCAAGCTTGATGATTTTCTGAACGAGCTTGTGGAGAAGCGTGCTCAATGGTTCAAAGATGACAAGTTTCAACAATATTGCATTGCCTCAGAAGTGGGTGAAACCTGTTGTCTTTGCCCTTTGCATAAGGGCAAGTGA